One genomic region from Sphingobacteriales bacterium encodes:
- a CDS encoding ABC transporter ATP-binding protein: MEKEIYIEFEKVSKSFRDIKAVNELSFTIFKGDIYGFLGPNGSGKSTSIRMLLSLISPDSGTIRLFGKDLSFHRYQTLSRIGALIEKPDFYKYLSARKNLEILARISKVKNISRKVDEVLDLVGLLPRADSKVKTFSQGMKQRLGIAQTLLHDPDLIILDEPANGLDPQGHKEIRMLINTLTTEKKITLLMSSHLLNEIEESCNRMIIINKGSKVVEGEVKSLLNTEEMNVEFSLDDVTKAMSAISQTQWSNYFNYTEGSSLFFKMNQKEIPELATFFIQNGLKIFSIKPLRTLEEYFIKLTTDDRAG; the protein is encoded by the coding sequence TTGGAGAAAGAGATTTATATAGAATTCGAAAAAGTCAGCAAATCTTTCAGAGATATCAAAGCGGTCAACGAACTTTCTTTTACCATCTTTAAAGGAGATATTTACGGTTTTTTAGGCCCCAATGGTTCAGGCAAAAGTACTTCTATCAGAATGTTGCTTTCCCTCATTTCCCCTGACAGCGGCACCATCAGGCTATTCGGAAAAGACCTTTCTTTTCACAGGTATCAGACACTCAGCAGAATAGGTGCATTGATTGAAAAACCTGATTTTTACAAATATCTCTCCGCCCGAAAAAATCTTGAAATTCTGGCCAGAATATCAAAAGTTAAAAACATTTCCCGAAAGGTTGATGAAGTGTTAGACCTTGTTGGCCTGCTTCCAAGAGCAGACAGTAAAGTGAAAACCTTCAGCCAGGGAATGAAACAACGGCTTGGCATTGCCCAGACCCTTCTACACGACCCCGATCTCATTATCCTTGATGAACCGGCAAACGGTCTTGATCCTCAGGGACATAAAGAAATACGAATGTTGATCAATACACTTACCACCGAAAAGAAAATCACCTTGCTGATGTCGAGTCATCTGCTGAATGAAATAGAGGAAAGCTGCAACCGGATGATAATTATTAACAAAGGTTCAAAAGTAGTGGAGGGTGAAGTGAAGTCGCTGCTGAATACAGAAGAAATGAATGTAGAGTTCTCTTTGGATGATGTTACCAAAGCAATGTCAGCAATCAGTCAGACGCAATGGAGCAATTACTTTAACTATACAGAAGGAAGTTCTTTGTTTTTTAAAATGAATCAAAAGGAAATACCGGAATTAGCTACATTTTTCATACAGAACGGGTTAAAAATTTTCTCCATAAAGCCATTACGCACACTTGAAGAATATTTTATAAAACTAACGACAGATGACAGAGCTGGTTAA
- a CDS encoding ABC transporter permease subunit, which produces MTELVKIELFKIFSRGRTYIGIGAIVVIVLAIITGVYLEGQTAMDFVFQSLKENFIFQGNLINAYFITHLVLNTLWIHVPILVALVTGDLIAGEANSGTFRLILTRPVSRTKLLAAKFFAGWIYTISLVLLMAVLSLGLGIIVFGKGDLIVFKGTINIFEENDILWRFAAAFGYGIITMTAVASFSFMLSAFAENSIGPIIGSIAIIIAITIITTVGNTLTKPINPYLFTTYLPAWQFFFDFEPNYAKIFHAIKVELIYSAVFLLIAIVYFRKKDILS; this is translated from the coding sequence ATGACAGAGCTGGTTAAGATAGAGCTGTTTAAGATATTCAGCAGGGGAAGAACTTACATTGGCATAGGAGCCATTGTGGTAATTGTACTCGCTATCATCACAGGGGTTTATCTGGAAGGCCAGACAGCTATGGACTTTGTTTTTCAGAGTCTGAAAGAGAATTTTATTTTTCAGGGGAACCTGATAAATGCTTACTTTATTACACATCTGGTACTCAACACTTTATGGATTCACGTTCCTATTCTTGTAGCCCTGGTTACTGGTGATCTGATTGCAGGAGAAGCCAACAGCGGCACTTTCAGACTGATTCTGACACGTCCTGTCAGCCGGACAAAATTACTGGCTGCCAAATTTTTTGCAGGATGGATTTATACCATTTCTCTCGTGTTACTGATGGCTGTTCTTAGTCTTGGGTTGGGGATCATTGTTTTCGGAAAGGGTGATTTAATCGTTTTTAAAGGCACTATCAATATTTTTGAAGAAAATGATATTCTTTGGCGATTTGCTGCAGCATTCGGTTACGGAATCATCACCATGACAGCAGTCGCCTCTTTTTCATTTATGCTTTCTGCTTTTGCTGAAAATTCGATTGGACCTATTATAGGCTCTATTGCCATCATCATTGCCATTACTATCATTACTACTGTTGGTAATACCCTGACAAAACCCATAAATCCTTACCTTTTCACCACCTATCTTCCAGCATGGCAGTTCTTTTTCGACTTTGAACCGAATTATGCTAAAATTTTTCATGCCATTAAAGTTGAATTAATTTATTCGGCTGTTTTTTTGTTAATAGCAATTGTTTATTTCAGAAAAAAAGACATTTTAAGCTAA